ACACCCAAAAGCCAGGCGAGAAGCTCGCTTTTGCCAGCGAGCCGGTCACCTATCGCTTCCCGGCATTCACGCCACGGGAATTTTTGAAACTCTTTCGAATGCGGCGCATCACGCGCATCTGGGTCACCGACTTCAACAACGACGGACACGGCGATGTGTATCTCACCGTTGCTTCGGTCAAACAGCTCGGCCTGGGCGGCGCCTACAGCCGGGCGTATATCTACATGAATCGCGGCGGTCATTTTCTGCCCGAGCCCGATCAGACCATCGAGGTGGACGGCCTGGGCGAGACGGTGTGGGCCTACGACCTCACCGGTGACGGGCATCGCGACCTGCTCTTCCAGACCTTCCCGTTCAACCTGATCAACCTGGCGCGGATCCTCATTCTGGGATCGGTGCCCGTGCAGTACAAGATCTTCGCCTTCGATCCCGCGACCGGAAAGTTCGATGAAGACCCGGTTCAGGAAGAATCGATTTCCTATTCCTTTGAACCCCAGGCCAACTCCCAGATGTGGGCGGCCTACCTCTTCAACCAGGATTTCAACGGCGACGGGAAGCTCGACCTCGTGCAGTCCACCGACCAGGACGAACTGGGCATTTTCCTGAGCGACGAGGACGGCTGGGCGCAGGAAGAGATCGAGATCGAGGCCACCGCCAGCTTCTTTATCTACGGGCGCGATATCAACGGCGACGGCCGTTCCGATCTGGCCCTTCGCTACGAAAATATCGCCGCCTATAATGGGACGGTCACGACGATCTTGAGCGAGCCTGCAGTCAGGTAGGGGGCAGAGGGCAATGCCGCCAGGGAAAAACAACACCGGTCCGGGCAGATGGATCGCGCTGGTGCTGGTCAGTGCCTTCATGGGCACGATCGTCGCCGGCGCGCTCTACTGGGCGAACAACCGCGAAAAGGTCGGTCACTTCGCCGGGCGGGTGGGAGGCCGGGCGCTCGAAGACCTGGGTGTCATCCACATTCCCGATGCCACGCC
This genomic interval from Chrysiogenia bacterium contains the following:
- a CDS encoding VCBS repeat-containing protein, translated to MNHIRAIFLGLCALLCLAGAAGADEPTWKVTESKVPGEVRNVLFGDFSGDGKDDFVTTYIMINPVSGKIDRWAALFLFKDTGYRASPDQAWLLDGEASVLDVADLIPGNKGPELAYVSQQGVRCYVFGERAFEVVPRTVLAEKSFFSFVDRAIAPTFSFTRDIDEDGVPEIILPNISGTGARIFVRDEAGDYRPLQELAVPLIGEWGHHSENEPILNRLSQMDLKGSIYFPKFFLQDFNADGRKDILYAINEQLFVFARQDTQKPGEKLAFASEPVTYRFPAFTPREFLKLFRMRRITRIWVTDFNNDGHGDVYLTVASVKQLGLGGAYSRAYIYMNRGGHFLPEPDQTIEVDGLGETVWAYDLTGDGHRDLLFQTFPFNLINLARILILGSVPVQYKIFAFDPATGKFDEDPVQEESISYSFEPQANSQMWAAYLFNQDFNGDGKLDLVQSTDQDELGIFLSDEDGWAQEEIEIEATASFFIYGRDINGDGRSDLALRYENIAAYNGTVTTILSEPAVR